The sequence below is a genomic window from Kiloniellales bacterium.
CTGCCGCTGGAGATCATCGTCATCGCGGTGGCGATCCCGATGATCCTGCTGGTCTGGCCGCTGTAGCGGGCCGGCGCCGGAGCCGTCAGAACTTCAGGTCGTAGGTCAGGGAGATCGAGGCCTCGGCGAGGGGGCCGGTGCCGGCGTCGTCGGAGAAGGAGGTCTCGCCCTCGAGGCCGAGGGTGCCGTGCCAGAAGCGGGCGGTGGTGAGGTCGAATTCCAGGTCGAGGCCGTGGGAGTCCCGGGCGCCGCCGCCGTCGATCTCGCGCTGCAAGGTCCAGGTCGCACCCGCCGAGAGCGCCCAGTCGGCGATCCGGACCGCGCGGCTGAGGCCGAGCTCGAGGCTGGAGTCGGCCGCGGTCTCCGCGTCCGGCGCCCGGTCGCGCCGCGCGGAGCCGGACAGGTCCAGGGTCGTGGTGCCGCCCTGGTGGTCCCAGGCCAGGCGCAGGGTCAGGCTGCGGGTCCGCTGGTCGAGGTCTTCGCCGCCCTCGGGCTCCGCGTGATCCGCCAGTTCCTGCTCCAGGGTCAGGCTGACGTCCTGGGGCAGCAGCCCGTGCAGGCCCGAGAGGTCGAGGTCGAGGCCGGCCGACCAGACCCGCCAGCGGTCGGTGTCCCGGCCCGTCTCGCCCTCGACGTTGTCGGTCGCGACGCTGTGCGCCAGGTTCAGGCCGAGGCGCCGCCAGTCGAGCGCCAGGGCGAGCCGCCGCCGCGCCCGGTCGGCGTCCAGGTCGACGCCCTCGGCGGCATAGCCCGGGCTGGCCAGGGCGAAGCCGGCCGTGCCGGAGAGGGTCAGGCCGTCGCCACGCCAAAGCTCCGCCTCAAAGCGGGTGCGGGTGGCGTAGCCGCTCGGTTCCCGCGCCCGGTCCAGGGCGAGGCCGAAGTCCGTCGAGGCCCGCAGGCGGTCGCCGAAGAGGCCGAAGCCGTTGCGGGCGCCGAGGTAGCTGGTGGGCGCCGCCTCGGTCGCATCCTCGGTCAGGAAGGAGGTCTCGACGGACCAGCTCGCCCAGTCGTCCTCCGGGCCGAGGTCGGCGGTCAGGGTGGCGAGGGTCGGCCGGTCCTCGGCCTGGGCGACGTCGAGGGCCAGGCGGTCGCCCAGAAGCGCGGCGTCGAGGGAGAGGCCGCAGGGGCTGTCGAAGGCCGGCATGAGGGAGTTGTCGGCGCGCAGCCGGACCCGGCCGGCCTCGGCGCGCGGGGCGGCGTCGCCCCAGGACCCGGCGGCATCGGATACCGCCGAGCCCAGGGGGTCCGTCTCCCTCGAGAGATAGCCGAGCAGCTCGCAGTCGGACGCACAGGCCGTTCCCGCCATCGCCAGAAGGCCGGCCGCCGCGATGACCGAGGCCGTCGCGGGGCGCCGACCCGCGGTCGGCCCCCCACGAACCGACGCAGGAAGGCGTGCCGCCGCCGCTCGCGGGCCGCTCATGTCGTCAATCCCTGGCAAAGGTCTTTTTCTTTCGGCAAGTGGCGCTGGGACTTGCCGTCGATACGGGATACACCGGAGCCCGTTACGGACTCGCTAACGGGATGCGGGAAATGCACGCAAGTCTGGGCGCGGAGGCTTCTTCTTCACGTCGGCTCGGTCGCGGGCTGCGTTGCTCGACACGCCCGAGGTGTCACCCCCACCCCAACCTTCCCCCATCAAGGGGGGAGAAAGTGGCGGCGGCGGTCCGTAAAAGCCCTCCCCCTAGATGGGGCGCGTCCGCGCGGCGCTGCGCGCGGGTTGGGTGGGGGTGATGACACCGCTCGGGAAAGCGAGGACTAGAGCACGATGATATGAGGTTGAAGCAACCTCATATCTGAATCGTGCTCTGATCTGTTGAAGTAGAGCGGGATTCAGATTTGAAGTCGAATCGACTTCAATTCATCCCGCTCTAGGCGGTGTCCTTCACGGCTTTGAGATCCGCGAGCACCGGCATGGCCTCGAGGTCGGCCGGGGTGAGGCGGGCCCAGTCGATGCCGCGCGGCGGTGCCGGCGGATCGGCAACGGCGTGGGTTCGGGTCGGGGTGACGATGAAGCTAAGCGGCAGGTCGTTGCCGACCTGGGGAAAGCCGGCGACGACCTGGACGTCGTGGACCGTGGTCGCAACCGGGACCGGCGCGTGGCCCAGCTCGGCGAGGATCGCGAACTCGATGTCGCTGTAGCCCTCGCCTTTGCCACAGCGGAAGCCGGCGGCGGTGACCGCGACCGAGCCGCAGACGATGGCGTCGAGCTGCGGCAGCTCGGTCAGGGCGACGTCCTCGGCGAAACGCCGGCACTTGGACATGGTGGTCGCCGCCGGGATGTCCTGGGGCGAGATCCGCGCCGGGTCCAACATCATGAAGCCGCCGGCCAGGCGCGGGGTCGGGACATAGACCGTGATGCCGCGGCGCAGGGCCTCGGCGCGGACCGGGCGCTGGGCGGCGTCGGGATTGACCTTGATCCGCCGGGCGTCGCGGAAGGCCGGGATTTCGAAGAGCCGGGCGGCGGCCTGGGACGCGCCCTTGAAGTTCGGGATCCGGCCGTGGGGCGGGAAGGGGAAGGCGGCCAGGCGCTCCTCCTGGAGACGGTCCCAAACCGCACCGCGCGCCGCCTGCTTGCTGGCGAAGGCGCCGGTCATCGCCGGCGCCTTCGAGCGGCGCTGGGCCGGGTCATCTTGTGGAAGTCGGCCGGCTTGTTCCTCAGCCAGCGCAGGAAGGGCGCGATCTCGGGATGGCGGCGCAGGGCTTCCGGTGTGGCGTAGTCCTGCGCCAGCTCACGCTCGCCGAGGACGTCGTGGACCTTGCGGTGGCAGATCGGGTGCAGCTCGACCGTCTCGCGCCCGCCGTAGCTGCGCGGCACCAGGTGATGCTTCTCGCGCAGCCGACCCAGCGGACGCCGGCACAGGGCGCAGGTGTCTTGCTCCATCGCGGCTCCACCTCGGCCAGGGACCGCGGCAGTGTAGCGCGCTTCGGCGGAGCTGCGACCCCGGCCCGGAGCGGGCTAAAGGGCGTCCAGGAGCGACAGGACGACCCGCGCCTGGTTCTCGGCGGCCACGGCGAAGAAGGTATCGAGCTCGCCGGCCGCCGAGTCCCCGCCGCCGGCCAGGTCGGAGACGCTGCGCACGGCGATGAAGGGCACGCTGGCCGAGTCGGCGACCATGGCCGAGGCCGTGGTCTCCATGTCGAGGACCAGGACGTCGGTCTCCTCGCCGCGTTCGCCCGCCTCGTCGAAGTTCAGGGTCTCGGCAACGAAAGCGCGGTAGCGCGCGTTGTCGACGAAGGTCGGCCCGGAGACCCCGTTCTGCCCGACGATGAGCCGGGGCGCCGGCTCCAGCGGGGTGCCGAGGCAGCTCCCCTCCGGGCCGGGCTCGGCGCAGTCCAGCAGCTCGACCTTCAGGCCCTGCGCCGCCGCGAAGAGGGTCTCGTCGGCCGGGAACCAGAACTTCAGGTCCTGGTCGGTCTCCGGGTCGGCCGGTGCCCCCGGAAAGGGCACGGCGCGCAGCTGCTGCTGATCCTGCTCGTTCAGGAAGAACTGCGGGGCAGCGGCCGAGCTGACGTTGGTGTCGCGCAGGAAGGCGTTCTTGGCATCCGGCCGGAAGAGGGAGTTGCGATCGGCGCGGCCCGGGCGCCGCTCGCTGCCGAAGACGAAGTTGCAGCTCTTGGCCTCGGCCGACGCGTCCTGGAGCGTGTGGTTCAGCTTGAGCCCCGGCAGGAAGGCGCAGGGCACCTGGTTGCCCTTGGTGTTGAAGAACATCTCCTGATGGAAGCCCCAGCGCTGCGGGATCACCACCGAGCCGATGGGCGCCTCGTTGGGGGTCGCCGGGTCATCGTCGTTGGCGCCCAGGCCGCCGATGCCCCCGGCGATGCCGCTGAAGACGACGGCGATGACCTTGAAGCGCTCCAGGGCCAGCTGGGTCACCATGGCGGCGTTGACGATGGAGATGTTGGTCAGCACCACGACCACGTCCTGGCCGCGCAGCCGCCCGGTGGTGAAGCGGTGGCCGTTGATCACCACGCAGCCCTCGAAGGCGTTGGCGCCGTCATCCAGCTGCATCTCCTCGATGAAGCGGTCCGCCTCGCCGGAAAAGGCTGAGATCAGGGCGATCCGGGGCGTGGCGTCGGTGCCGCCGGTGCAGGCGCCCTGGATCGGTGCCGCGGCCGCCGGCGCGGAAAGGAGCAGGCCAAGGCCCAGCATGAGCGGCAGGGCGGCGCGGAGGGCGCCTTGCTGGGATCGCTTGATCATCGTCGAGAGTCCTCCCGGAAAAGCGGGCGCTCCAGCGTCGAGTCCGGATCGCGCGAAGCAGGCGCACCACTATAGCGATTGATCGCGGCAAAGAAATTCCATCTCGCCCAGCCGGCCGTGACGAAGTCGTGACCGGGCGGGGCCTCGCCAGGTTTCGGAACCCGGGGGCTGTCCGAATCCCTCGATCGCTGCTAGTGAGACGGGGAGAGCAACCCGCGGGACGGAAAGGATGCCGCAGCACCTGGGCCTGGTCGCCCTGCTGGTCCGGGACTACGACGAGGCCCTCGGCTTCTATGTCGGGAAGCTGGGCTTCACCCTGGTCGAGGACCGGCCGCTGGACGGCGACAAGCGCTGGGTCGTCCTAGCGCCGCCGGGATCGCGGGAGGCGCGCCTGCTGCTGGCGCGGGCGGCCACGCCGGCGCAGGCGGAGCGGGTCGGCGACCAGACCGGGGGCCGGGTCTTCCTGTTCCTGGAGACCGACGACTTTCGGCGCGACCACGCCGACTACCGCGCCAAGGGCGTGGTCTTCCGCGAAGCGCCCCGGGAAGAAGCCTACGGCACCGTTGCGGTCTTCGAGGATCTCTACGGCAATGCCTGGGATCTGTTGGAGCGGCGGACCTGAGCGCCGCAAGTATGCTGGACCAAGATCACGGAGGGAGGTTCCGAGGTGGCGCCACGCCCCATCATCATCGACAGCGATCCAGGGACCGACGACGCCATCGCGATCTGGCTGGCCCTGGCCTCGCCCGAGCTCGAGCTGCTCGGCATCACCGCGGTCGCCGGCAACGTGCCGCTGGCGCTGACCGAGAAGAACGCCCGCAAGGTCTGTGAGCTGGCCGGGCGCGGCGAGGTCAAGGTCTTCGCCGGCTGCAGCCGGCCGATGTTGCGCAACCTGGTGACGGCCGAGTCCTTCCACGGCCACGACGGCCTGGGCAACGCGCCCCTGCCCGAGCCAAGCATGCCGCTGCAGCCGCAGCACGCGGTCGACTGGCTGGTCGAGACCCTGATGGCGGCCGGGGGTGAGGGCGTGACGCTCTGCCCCATCGGGCCGCTGACCAACATCGCCTTGGCGATCGTCAAGGAGCCGCGCATCCTGCCCAAGATCCGCGAAATCGTGCTCATGGGCGGCGGCTTCTTCGCCGGCGGCAACACGACCCCGGCGGCCGAGTTCAACATCCACGTCGACCCCCACGCCGCCCATGTGGTCTTTACCAGCGGGGTGCCGCTGACCATGATGCCGCTGGACGTGACCCACAAGGCGCTGATGACTTCGGAGCGGATCGCCGCGGTGCAGGCCCTGGAGACGCCGGTCGCTAAGGCCGCGGCGGGCATGATGGCCTCCTACGGCGCCCACGACGCCGAGAAGTACGACCGGGACGGCGGGCCGCTGCACGATCCCTGCGTGATCGCCTACCTGCTGGAGCCGGAAATCTTCGACGGGCGGGACTGCAACGTCAGGATCGAGACCACCTCGGAAGCGACCCTGGGCATGACCGTGGTCGACTGGTGGGGCACCACGGCGGCGCCCAGGAACTGCCGGGTGATCAACGAGATCGACGCGGGGCGCTTCTTCGCCCTGCTGACCGAGCGGCTGGCGAGGCTCTAGCGGGCTGTTGAACAATTGCGAGCCGCCACCCTCGCCCTTCGACAAGCTCAGGGTGAGGGTGAGCAAGTCAGGAGGCTTCACCTCATGCTGAGCTTGTCGAAGCATGACCTCTGGCAAGGGCTCCTAGAGCGGGATGAATTGAAGTCGATTCGACTTCAAATCTGAATCCCGCTCTACTTCAACAGATCAGAGCACGATTCAGATATGAGGTCGCTTCAACCTCATATCATCGTGCTCTAGGCACATCAGCAGCCCGCGAGAGGAAACAGGTCCACAGACCGCCTGCCTTGGCCAACCCAGGCGGGGATTCGCAGTATCGAGCTAGGAGAGACGCGCCATGACGACCTTGACGGTAGCCGAGATCCCGGTCGGCAACGACCGGCCCATGCTGCTGATCGGCGGCATCAACGTGATCGAGTCCGAGGACCTGGCCTTCCGGGCCGCCGAGCACTTCGTCGAGGTGACCGGAAAGCTGGGCATCCCCTACGTCTTCAAGGCCTCCTTCGACAAGGCGAACCGTTCTTCCGTGCATTCCTTCCGCGGCCCGGGCCTGGAGGAAGGGCTGCGGGTCCTGGAAGCGGTCAAGGCGCGCTTCAAGGTGCCGGTCATCACCGACGTCCACGAGGTCGCCCAGGCCGAGCCCGTCGCCGAGGTCTGCGACATCCTGCAGATCCCGGCCTTCCTGGCCCGGCAGACCGACCTGGTCGCCGCCATCGCGGGCACCGGGGCGCCGGTCCACGTCAAGAAGCCGCAGTTCATGAGCCCGCCGCAGGTCAAGAACCTGGTCGAGAAGCTGCGCGAATGCGGCAACGACCAGGTGATGCTCTGCGAGCGCGGCGCCTGCTTCGGCTACGACAACCTGGTGGTCGACATGCTCGGCTTCCGGACCATGAAGGACGCCAGCGGCGACGCGCCCCTGATCTTCGATGTCTCTCACGCCCTGCAGATGCGCGACCCCGGCGCCGCAGCCTCCGGTGGGCGCCGCCGGCAGGTCGCCGAGCTCGGCCGCGCCGGCTTGGCGGTCGGCATCGCTGGTCTGTTCCTGGAGGCCCACCCCGACCCGGACAACGCCAAGTGCGACGGCCCCAGCGCCCTGCCCCTGCACCTGCTGGAGCCCTTCCTCGCCCAGATGAAGGCGGTCGACGACCTGGTCAAGTCGCTTCCGGAACTGCGGATCGAGTGATCTGGCACCAGTCTGTAGATTTCGGAGAGGCACCCCACCCCCACCCCTACCCTCCCCCATCAAGGGGGAGGGAGAACGTCACGGCCGCCGACCACTGAAGCCCTCCCCCTGGATGGGGGAGGGTTGGGAGGGGGTGGCTGTCCGAACCGCGTAAGTGCGCGCTCGACCTGGGCCCTAGCCCAGCAGCAGGCGCGCCGCCGCCACCGCGAGCACGCCGCAGAGCACGGCGGCCAGGACCTGGCCCGTGAGGCGATAGGCCAGGGCGGTGAGCGCAGCGCCCGCCCATTCGAGCGGGCCGCCCTGGACCACCATGGGGGCGATCAGGGCGGCGAAGGTGGCGCCGGGGATCTGGTTCAGGATTCGGGCCAGGCGCGGGCCGGGCTCGACCCCGGCGAGCAGCAGGAAGCCGCCCAGGCGGCTGGCGTAGGTCACCGCGGCCATGCCGGCGATCACGAGAAGGTGCAGGGGCTCAAGCGTCATCGAAGAGGCCTCCGGCCAGGCTGCCGGCGAGGCCGCCGACGAGCACGTGCCAGCCGGCCGGCAGCAGCATCCAGGCGATGAGGGCGACGCCGGAGGCGACACCCCAGGGCAGCAGGCTGCCCTTGCCGCGCCAGAAGAGCAGCAGCAGCGAAAGGAAGAGCGCCAGGGGCAAAAAGTCCATGGCGAAGGCGCGGGGATCGACGACCAGGCCACCGAAGACGGCGCCGAGACCCGTCGTGGCGATCCAGACCGGATAGAGGGTCAGGCCGCCGCCCAGGAGGTAGGCCACGTCGCCCTCGCCCCGGCGTAGCCGGGCGACCGAGAGGCCCCAGTTCTCGTCGACCATGAAGAACAGCGAGAAGCAGCTCAGCGGCCGGGGCAGCGGCCTCAGCCAGGGGGTCAGGGTCATGCCCATCAGCAGGTGGCGGGCGTTGACCGCCAGGGTCGCCATGACGATGGTCAGCACCGGCAGGGGCGCGGTCCAGAGCTCGGCCGCGACCATCTGGCTGGCGCCGGCGAACACGGTGGCGCTCATGACTATGACCTCGGCTGGGCTGAGCCCTTTCTGGGCCGCCAGCAGGCCAAGCACCAGGCCGAACATCGCCGCACCCAGGGCGAAGGGCAGGATGTCCCTGGCCCCGGCCAGGAGGCCGGGCAGGCTGAAGGCGATCTTCATCGCGAACCCTCCGTCGCGTCCTTGGATGGCGAGGGCATTATCCGATCAGATGGGATCGCTTCGCGATCCATCTGGCCGGATGTAATGCCCTCGTTCCAACGTGTTAGCGCACTACTCCCGGCCAGACGCGAACGCGTCTGGTCGGGAAGTGCGCTAGAGGCTAGGGTCCCAGCCGGCGGAAGCCTTGCACGTTCTTGCCGTTATCTACGCGGCCGGCGGTCAGCCCTTGCGGAACTGGCCCGGGGTGAAGCCGAGGCTGCGCTTGAAGACCCGGGTCAGATGGCTCTGGTCGGCGAAGCCGCAGTCCAGGGCGACCTCGGCGATGGGCCGGCCGACGCGCAGGCCCTCCTGGGCCCGGGCGACCCGGAGCTGGATCTGGTAGGCGTGGGGCGGCAGACCGGTCGCCGCCTTGAAGACCCGGGCCAGGCGGAAGGGGCTTAGCCCGGCGACGGCCGAGAGCTCGGCCAGGGTGACCGGCTCCGCCCAGTGGGCGTGCAGGTGGTCGCGCGCCCGGCTGACCGCGCGCGGTGCGGCGCCCAGTGGCCGGACCTCCTGGGCTCCGCCGTAACTGCGCAGGGCATAGCCCAGAACCGCGAGCAGGGATTCGTGCTGTCCGAGCAGCGCGTCGGGCCGCGCCTCGCTCCGGCGCAAGCCGCCGTGAAGCCGGGTCAGGGCCCGGCGCAGCCTGAGGTCCCGGGTCACCCGCTCTGGCATGACCTCCGGCCCCGGCACCCCGCCGACCAGCTCGCCCGCCGCATCGTCCAGCAGGCGCTCCGGCAGGTAGAGGGTCAGGATCCGCCAGCCCTCGGCGTCGACGTTGCCGCCGGCGTGGACCCAGCTGCGCGGCATCATGACCACGCTTCCGGCGTCCGCGACGATCCGGCTGCCGCCGCGCTCGACGCTGTGGCTGCCGCAGTCGATCAGGCTGATCACGTCGCGGTCGTGGGCGTGGGCCGGAAAGCGATAGCGGCCGAAATCGGCCTGCAGCACCTCCAGCCCTTCCAGCGCCGCGACCCGGCGAAAGGCCCGCACCCGCCCGCCCTCGGCAATCTCCGCTTCGACTCCCATGGTGGCAGCGTAGCAGCCTGCGCCGAACCCGCCTTGAACGTTCTTGCCGCTCTGCCGCGGGGCGCCGGCAACCCGGAGAATGCTGGCGATTGTCTCGAATCCAGAGGTTTAACCGGGCTTTTGCGGTTTCGCGCTAAAGCTGCGCTTCGCCACGGTGTTGAAACGTTAGCACCCACGGAGCGGGCGAGCGATAAGCAGGATTACGGGGACCTTGGGGGCGCGGCGACGGGATGGCTCAGACGATTATTCCAGCCAGCGGAATGCAAGGCGGTGTCGGCGCCCCACAGGCGACCGGCGATCGTGAGACGTGGCATCCTCCCCTATCGCTATGGCGTTGCTATCTGCTTTGCGTCGTCAGCCTTGGGCTATGGCTTCCTGTCTGGGCCTGGCGGCTCGCAGACGACCTGAGGCGACATCGCGACGACAGCGTCAGGCCCTGGGCCATCTCGCTCGGGATGCTGGTTCCAATCCGTGGCTCTAGTTTGCTTCTGGACCTTGCGGACGCGGCAGAGAAGATCGATCCGGACGCTTGCAAAGCGCAACGGGACGCACACTGGAGCCGTTCCTACCTAATCGGCGGCCCACTCTGCCTTTATCAAAGCTACCTGGGCGCCGCCCTGATGTTCAGCATCCCTTCAAACGGCGTTTCCTGTCTTTGCTTCGTGCCGCCAGCTATCGTGTTCTTGCTATTGCTGCCCTTGCCGGTTCTTGCAATTCAGAAACGCATCAACGCCCTAAAGGCGAAGTTGGCCGCGCCGCGCTGGACGCACAAGGCATACCGATGGAAGTCGAGCCATCGGTTTGCCAAGATCGGTGTGATTGCGATGGTCACCACCTTCGCGCTTTCGCAATTGGACACGAAGATCGACCGCTGGCGGGGCGAATCTCTCACGGCGAACCTTGCCATCGCCGGAACCAGCGGTCTCTACACCCTGACCCCGTCCGAAGCGGGCTGGGTCCGGGTCGGCGCCGATCACTTCCATGCGGATAGCGACCTCTCGCTCTACGGACCAAGCGAGGAGACGCACGTTCTGATCTGGGTTCGCTGCGACGGGGTGAGCGTCGAAGACCGGGTACGCTTCCGCCGCCGCAAGAAGCGTGCGGCCTACCGTGAGATGCGCATCGACGAGGAAAGACGGCTTCTGCCGGAGTCCTTCCTGCCGATCTCGTTCGCTCGCTACGAAGGCGTTCGGAATGGTCGGACGAACGCCAGCCTGGTTGCCACCGTCGCTCAGGGCGACGTCATGGTCGAAGTAATCGGCACGAGCACCGGCGGCGAGGAAGAGCGCGCAGCGATGGAGCGCATGGTCATGAGCTTGAAACTGAAGGAGGACGTCACGTCGTGCGACGGCAACTGAGAATCCTTGTACTTCTGGCCAGCGCGCTGCTCGCCGGAGATGCCGCCGCCGGAAACGCCCAGCGCCTGACATCCGGTGGCCAGCCAGTCGATTTCGCCCTTTGGTCGCCGCAGCCGCCGGGCTTTGCCTTCGAGGACCTGGCCTTGGGCGAAGCGCGCCGGGATGCTCTCGAGCACGAGGGAATCGATTATGCCGTCCGGCTCTTCCGCGCCGAGATCCATCTTCGGGCCGACGGCGACGTCGAGGAGACCAGGACCACCGTTCGGCTGTTGCTGAGCCAAGCCGCGATCCGACGCCATGGCGACGACGACGCATGGGTGGACGCCTACAGCCAGACCGCGACGATCCGCGAGGCCTACAGCCTGCTGCCGAGCGGCGAGCGGATCGAGGTCGAGCCGGCGACCATCCAGGTCACGCCGGACGACGAAGACCGGATCTTCAGCGACGAGTTCCAGATGATCGTGCCCTTCGCGGGCCTAGTCCCGGGCGCCATGACTGTCTTGGCAGTCCACTCGCGGCACCGCAGCCGGGACTTTCCCCTGCCCTGGTCGCGCATTTTCTGGCCGCAGATCACGCGCCCCAGCGAGCGTTTCGAGGTGGTGGTCACCTGGGACGCGGGCGTCACGCCACCGAAATGGCGCAGCGACATGCCGGATCTGACCTGCGAGGAGGAGGGCCGCCGGCGCCTGGTCTGCGGCGCCTCGGAGGTCCCGGCCTTCAAGACCGATCCGGATATCCTCTACCGCGACACCATGCCGACCCTGGTGATAGCCGAGGCGATCACCTGGTCGGAGCTCGTGCGGCGCGAGATCGAGCTCTTCAACCGGGCCCTGGAGGACAGCGCCGCGCTGGACCGGGCGGTCGCGCGCCTGACCGAGGGTGCCGAGGGCGCCGAAGAGCGCCTGGCCCGGATCCACGCCTTCGTCGCCCAGGAGGTCCGCTACCTTGGCCTGGAGCACGGCCTCGGCGGGATCATCCCGCGCCCGACCCACCGCACGCTGTCACGGCGCTTCGGCGACTGCAAGGACAAGACCGCGCTCTTCGTCGACCTGGTGCGCCGGGCCGGCATCGAGGCCTTTCCGGTGCTCACTTCGACGCGCCGGGAGAACGTCGGGAAGCTTCTGCTGCCCGCCTCGAGCTACTTCAACCACATGGTCGCCTGCGCCAGACTGCCCGACGCGGAGGGCGGGCCGGAGCGGGAGATCTGCGTCGACCTGACCGACCCCTACAGCGCCTATTCGGTGCCCTATCGAAGCGTCCAGGGCGCGATCCGGCTGGACATAAGGCCCGAAAGCCGCGCTCCCGGACAGATGCCCGCGGCGGACTACGGCTGGGTCCTCACCGTCGCCTCGAACAATGTCCTGACCCCGGAGGGCAGCTTCGAAAAAGACGCGACCCGGACCTTTGCCGGCATGAACGCGGCCTGGCTGAGAACCCGCCTGCAGACCCGCAACCCGGAGGAGCGGCAGGAATGGCTGACCGAAGACTTTCGGGACATCCACACCGACGCGGTCGACTTGATCTCAGTCGCGACCGAAGGCGTGGAACGCTTGACCGACGAGGTGACGATCCGGACCAAGTCAGTCTACGCCGAATCCTTCGATCCGGAGGACCTGAGCAGCTTCAGCCATTGGGAGACCGAGATGTTCAACGAGGCCCGGAACTTCCGGACCGGAAACGAGAACCATCCCTATGCCTTTCCGGGGCTGCGCTACCACGGCGTAAACCGCTACACGCTGCCCGAGGGCCATCGCGTCGTCCACGCCGGCGCCCGCATCGACTTCGACTCGGCCTTCGGCCGACTGACGCGCAGCTATCGGATCGAAGGGCAAAGCTTGGAAGTCACCACCGAGCTCAGGATGCCGCGCCAGCGGATCCCGACGGAGTCGATCCCCAGCTTCAACGCCTTCATCGA
It includes:
- the kdsA gene encoding 3-deoxy-8-phosphooctulonate synthase is translated as MTTLTVAEIPVGNDRPMLLIGGINVIESEDLAFRAAEHFVEVTGKLGIPYVFKASFDKANRSSVHSFRGPGLEEGLRVLEAVKARFKVPVITDVHEVAQAEPVAEVCDILQIPAFLARQTDLVAAIAGTGAPVHVKKPQFMSPPQVKNLVEKLRECGNDQVMLCERGACFGYDNLVVDMLGFRTMKDASGDAPLIFDVSHALQMRDPGAAASGGRRRQVAELGRAGLAVGIAGLFLEAHPDPDNAKCDGPSALPLHLLEPFLAQMKAVDDLVKSLPELRIE
- a CDS encoding VOC family protein, whose translation is MPQHLGLVALLVRDYDEALGFYVGKLGFTLVEDRPLDGDKRWVVLAPPGSREARLLLARAATPAQAERVGDQTGGRVFLFLETDDFRRDHADYRAKGVVFREAPREEAYGTVAVFEDLYGNAWDLLERRT
- a CDS encoding AzlC family ABC transporter permease; the encoded protein is MKIAFSLPGLLAGARDILPFALGAAMFGLVLGLLAAQKGLSPAEVIVMSATVFAGASQMVAAELWTAPLPVLTIVMATLAVNARHLLMGMTLTPWLRPLPRPLSCFSLFFMVDENWGLSVARLRRGEGDVAYLLGGGLTLYPVWIATTGLGAVFGGLVVDPRAFAMDFLPLALFLSLLLLFWRGKGSLLPWGVASGVALIAWMLLPAGWHVLVGGLAGSLAGGLFDDA
- a CDS encoding nucleoside hydrolase, which codes for MAPRPIIIDSDPGTDDAIAIWLALASPELELLGITAVAGNVPLALTEKNARKVCELAGRGEVKVFAGCSRPMLRNLVTAESFHGHDGLGNAPLPEPSMPLQPQHAVDWLVETLMAAGGEGVTLCPIGPLTNIALAIVKEPRILPKIREIVLMGGGFFAGGNTTPAAEFNIHVDPHAAHVVFTSGVPLTMMPLDVTHKALMTSERIAAVQALETPVAKAAAGMMASYGAHDAEKYDRDGGPLHDPCVIAYLLEPEIFDGRDCNVRIETTSEATLGMTVVDWWGTTAAPRNCRVINEIDAGRFFALLTERLARL
- a CDS encoding AzlD domain-containing protein; this encodes MTLEPLHLLVIAGMAAVTYASRLGGFLLLAGVEPGPRLARILNQIPGATFAALIAPMVVQGGPLEWAGAALTALAYRLTGQVLAAVLCGVLAVAAARLLLG
- a CDS encoding HNH endonuclease translates to MEQDTCALCRRPLGRLREKHHLVPRSYGGRETVELHPICHRKVHDVLGERELAQDYATPEALRRHPEIAPFLRWLRNKPADFHKMTRPSAARRRRR
- a CDS encoding 5-formyltetrahydrofolate cyclo-ligase; the protein is MTGAFASKQAARGAVWDRLQEERLAAFPFPPHGRIPNFKGASQAAARLFEIPAFRDARRIKVNPDAAQRPVRAEALRRGITVYVPTPRLAGGFMMLDPARISPQDIPAATTMSKCRRFAEDVALTELPQLDAIVCGSVAVTAAGFRCGKGEGYSDIEFAILAELGHAPVPVATTVHDVQVVAGFPQVGNDLPLSFIVTPTRTHAVADPPAPPRGIDWARLTPADLEAMPVLADLKAVKDTA
- a CDS encoding DUF3857 and transglutaminase domain-containing protein, with amino-acid sequence MRRQLRILVLLASALLAGDAAAGNAQRLTSGGQPVDFALWSPQPPGFAFEDLALGEARRDALEHEGIDYAVRLFRAEIHLRADGDVEETRTTVRLLLSQAAIRRHGDDDAWVDAYSQTATIREAYSLLPSGERIEVEPATIQVTPDDEDRIFSDEFQMIVPFAGLVPGAMTVLAVHSRHRSRDFPLPWSRIFWPQITRPSERFEVVVTWDAGVTPPKWRSDMPDLTCEEEGRRRLVCGASEVPAFKTDPDILYRDTMPTLVIAEAITWSELVRREIELFNRALEDSAALDRAVARLTEGAEGAEERLARIHAFVAQEVRYLGLEHGLGGIIPRPTHRTLSRRFGDCKDKTALFVDLVRRAGIEAFPVLTSTRRENVGKLLLPASSYFNHMVACARLPDAEGGPEREICVDLTDPYSAYSVPYRSVQGAIRLDIRPESRAPGQMPAADYGWVLTVASNNVLTPEGSFEKDATRTFAGMNAAWLRTRLQTRNPEERQEWLTEDFRDIHTDAVDLISVATEGVERLTDEVTIRTKSVYAESFDPEDLSSFSHWETEMFNEARNFRTGNENHPYAFPGLRYHGVNRYTLPEGHRVVHAGARIDFDSAFGRLTRSYRIEGQSLEVTTELRMPRQRIPTESIPSFNAFIEHITDHAKIAFDIAKE
- a CDS encoding AraC family transcriptional regulator → MGVEAEIAEGGRVRAFRRVAALEGLEVLQADFGRYRFPAHAHDRDVISLIDCGSHSVERGGSRIVADAGSVVMMPRSWVHAGGNVDAEGWRILTLYLPERLLDDAAGELVGGVPGPEVMPERVTRDLRLRRALTRLHGGLRRSEARPDALLGQHESLLAVLGYALRSYGGAQEVRPLGAAPRAVSRARDHLHAHWAEPVTLAELSAVAGLSPFRLARVFKAATGLPPHAYQIQLRVARAQEGLRVGRPIAEVALDCGFADQSHLTRVFKRSLGFTPGQFRKG